DNA sequence from the Scophthalmus maximus strain ysfricsl-2021 chromosome 1, ASM2237912v1, whole genome shotgun sequence genome:
TCTATGGCTCAACAAACAACAATGCACTCACCTTTTTGTAACTGTGACTGCTACTTTTGTGTGTTGATCCCAACAACACTTATTACATGATAAACATGTGTGCAATGATGTTGCATTTGGTATGTGGCCTGTGGCTTGAACTCTAAATATGAACCATTATTTTAAGATTATATTTCTAATCTGtaattttccttatttttcctcttctgcctcCACAGAATTCGGCCTCTGGTCATAGCCATGTGGAGGATGGTGTGTTGGTGATTGATGACATAGTGCCCTCTGATGGCGGGCTGTATTCTTGCATGGCTGTCAGCCCCTCTGGCAATGCGTCCAGAGACGTTGCAATACACAGTAAGAGTTCATGTCTAGCTTTGtatttcagaaaagaaaagtgagttaaaatggaagaaaagtaTCTATAAATGTTTACACCTTCACTCATGAATATGCCTCTgacatacatatactgtatgttgctaTGCCATTTTctaacatttgtgttttcccgTCCTCAatcctcctccccgccccctGACCCACAGCCCAGCCCGGTCCCCCCCACTACATGTCGGTATTACCTGGACCGACCTCAGTCCTCTTCTCCCTCAAAACCCCACCCATCAGTGGAGGGACACCAATCACAAGTTTTGTCTTGCAGTGGAGGCAAAGTGCAGCAGAAAAGTGGAAGGAGGTCACAGTCCCAACTTCAGGTAGAACATCTGCCCTTCATAGAGGCTTTGCCGTTGTGTGTCATGAAGACAAAATTAGTTCAGGCCGTAATTTTGTACCTAAGCTGATGtgtcttcttgtgtgtgtgtgtttgcatttgaagATCCCCTGGCTATCACTGCCCTAAAGCCCTACACGTTGTACGCAGTGCGCTTGGCTGCCTTGAATGCAGTAGGCCTGGGACAGTTCTCCGACACAAGCAGTGTTCGTACCCAGGGAATACGTAAGTGTTACACATAATTCCAACACATTggcaacaaacacagacaacacacgtGTGTGGTGCATTAGCTAGATATGAGtgtaaatatttacatttgcatGACTGCATAATGCATTTCGGCATGTTCGATGTAATAatgcatgcttgtgtgtatgtggtgtatgtatatatatatgtctcaCAAGCAAGGTTTTTCATCCTCATCTGCTAGTACTAATTTTTCTTGTTTATCTCTCATGCAAACCTCATCGTAACATttccatgacatcatcatctgctgcttGATGTTCACTCATGCTGTTGATGACACCGTGCAATCTTCTGTCATTCACCCCCAGGAGGTAAAGTGCTCTCAGTGGCCCACTAAACTATGAGATAATAAACCGACCCGCTCAGCCAAACTGTACATATATAGACGTGACATATAACTATAACCAAATCCaatgattaataattataacatttaatttataaagtgcttttcatggacccaaagcgctggGTGTTGCGCACCTAACACATTGGGTGTTGATTCCCATTCTGTGCTACGTATGACATGTTAAGTGTAAATCCGTGGTCATCAGCTGGTCATGagctctttcctctctctctctacctcctgcCCGTAGGTGAACCCGACAGTCCAGTTTTGTCCTCCAGTGAGATAAAAATAGAGGGCAActccctctctgtgcctctTAAACAGACTGATGATGGTGGAGCGCCTCTGCTGCACTTCATCATACGATACAGAGAGGTGACAgactctctctcaatctctttttttcttctgcggTGCTTTTGATGCCTGACTAATATCCTCCTGCCCCTTCTCTTCTTCAACCAGGATAAAGAAGGGGCTGAGTGGAAAGAGCTTGAGCTGCCTTCCAGTGCTGACACCGTCTCCCTTCGAGACCTGTCTTTTGGGTCAAACTACCAACTGGAGGTCACGGCAGGCAATAGTAATGGTTCCTCTATGCCTGCTACGATGAACTTCACCATCGCGGAAAAGCCTCGTACGTCGCCTCGTATGTTTACCATAATCAACTGAGAGTTTTTATTGATTATACATCTACAATGTGCtattaaaaaaaccacaacaaaaacgTGTTGCTTGCCACAGTGATGGTGTCTGCCATCCGTTCAGTTATGTCACGTAGTCTTTGTGATCCCTCCTCACAGCGAGCGGCCGCAGCATGACCAAAGGCAGCGTGGTTGGCATCGTCATGGTGATCTTTCTGGTGGTGTTCCTGGTGGTGGATGCAACCTGCTGCTACAGAAATCGCTGCGGCCTTCTCATGTCCATCGCTGTGAAACTCTTTGGACAGAAAGTGCCAGGCCAGAAAATGCTCGAAGAAGGACCGGGAGCCACTAATGGGTAAATTGgtgagagggtgaagaggagctGTTTGGAAAAGTCTTTTTGGGGAATGTGTCCGTTCACGTCCTGTCTATTTGCACACAACTCTGTACATGTCAGCAGATTATAACCCGTTGTGATTCAAACCTTTGCGTGCACTGGCTGCAGGGACGTGAAGCTGAAAGGCATGACCACTCCTGGAGGCAGTATACAGCAGGTGGGAGTTCAGACACTCACCAAGGAGGGGGGGCAGCTCACGGAGGTCACCTGCGACAAAGCCCCCCTCACCAAACACGAGTATGTTTCTGCACTGTCATGCAGCACACCGTAAAGCTTCATGGATAAAGTAAAGTCAGAATGAACCCCTGTGTTTAATTTCCCGCTGTAAGatgcttcttttccttctcataTACCTAGTGTGCCATTTAGAGATCCAATCTAAAGCAGAGAGTCATTCCCTGAACTCTCATTTTTTTAGTTACAGTTATATTGTTTTATCCTAATACATCGCTGATGAAAATATTCCTCCCCTACAGGAAAACACAACCAGATAAAAACCAGTCCACCGCTGACGCGTGAGGCGAGAACTGACCGAACGAGTAACGTGGGCGTAAAGCATGTGAAATTGTACTGCTATGGAACAATCAACCCCTGACTCTGAACTCTCAGCCATCTCTGCGTTGGATTCAACTGCCACGGGAAAGGTCAAATGTCCTGACACACAGGAGAAAACTGAACTCAAAACTGCTCTTTTACAAACCTCTGTCCTTGCAGCTTCCAGCTGACAGAGACCTCGGGCGGGAGACGGTGTCGCATTCTAGTTCCCTCTGCTCTGATCAGTTTGAGCTAAACTTTGAGGACAAAATCTCCTTTACAGGGTAATCTTGATGTCTGTGTTTTACAGGGTAAAATTGTCGTTactatttaattttcattgctTAGTATATAGATTACCTACTGCATTTTATACTGTTGTACACAGACAGATGGTCTTATTTGATATGTGctctttctttaacttttttaacatccaaaaatgtttgttagtGATAGTATGTCTTTAATGTTATTAACTTTTTTAGAAACATTGCTTTTGGCTGCTCATCTGGTGTTTTTTAAGACTATACATTGTATGTTTTCGCTTATCAGCATTTCCTAATATTgaccagtgttttcatttaaatgaaccatCATCTTGAACTAAACCTAACTAACCTTAAAGTAATTGTTATGCactgatatttattattttcaaaccaCACATGAAAGACATTCATGATGAGGGGCTTTGGATTTaaagccatatttttttttgtgaaataatgttTCATCATGGTCTGCAATGTTGCCCGTTTAGGGGACCTGTAATCAAAAGCAAATTTTATTATGACAACCCTTTTTTGAGTACCTTTAATAATAAGCAAGTATACACTGAACAAAGCTGAATCATATTGTATATCTATAGTCATATTATTATAGTCCATGGTATTATTTACAGTAatcaaatatgtgaaataaGTGAACAATTTTGTTGCATGTTTGCAAATAACCTGACCATATCAAGTGAGTGTTGACATTCTTATTTGTACTGTGTTGAATGCTGTACATGATTGTACATACAATTGTTAAATCTCTGTGTTTGATAAAACATGGACTGTAtgtaaaacaatgtaaaacagcattttgtcttttgtgtgatCACCTAATGAATGTTTTATCATAGAAGCATCTCCATCGCACAGTAAAATCATCACGACAGAgcgaaaaatgttttgttctttgtatGGCTACATAAGTTTCAGAAGTATTATCTATTCAGAGAGCCATGGTAAAACGAGATTATGTTtagttaaaaaaagacaatttatcCTGTTGATAAAGTAGTCCTACTCCTTACTTCTGTACTTGTACTCATGAGATTTTGAAATCAGCAGcacctttccttgtgttttaacataataataataataataataataataataataataataattttattcatatagcacctttcagaagcagcaattaaaatcaacatatttaatacaattaaacacaataataaggttttcaggtcacatatctgtataaaaaaattaaaatgaagatgTCAACATACAGACTGCAGCCTGGATACAACTGTGGGGCAACAGAGACGTGCagataagacacacacacacacacacacacacacacacacacacacacacacacacacaaatgcaagaCACAAGACATTCATTTGATTATGGAGTTGAGTCCTGTATAATAATCCCCATAAAGAAGTCATTCAGAGACGGACAGTTGCAGTAGCAGTGGTCCTCCTCGGTCAGAGGTAGATCTATGTCTACAGCTCTATAGatctggccccgccccctgcctGATACGTTCCAGCTGACTACGAGCACATGACCAGGCGTGTTTACACCTGCAGTCAGTCTGGACCCACACACAGCATCAGCCCGGACTGAGCCTCTgacagtgggaggggggggggacaagtcCGCTGTCTAAGCCGAGATAAGAAGCAGCGTTGTCGCCTGGCGGGACGGTCACATCGGCGGTCGGTGAGTTAGCTTCTAGAATTAGCGGCGGCCGTtgtctctaccccccccccccccccggttcacGTGTGGCGCGAGGTCGCTAGCGGCTCTTCCTTAGCAGCGGCTGCTAGCTTAGCATGCTAATGTCACTGTTAgctcgctgcagcagcagcagcacgcgaGCAGGTTAAAGGTAAATATTATAACATAAAGTGTTATCGTTAGCTAACGTGACGGGGGTGGGCGTGTTTGTCCTCGATGACGCGGTCTACCTCCCTCGACATTAAACATTACAGCAGACTGAGCTGCTTCATATCCGTCTGAGTAGATGGTTGTAAATAAAGTGGCGTCACCAGACGACATGATGGGTGAAatgatggatttttattttttttaatttttccttgaAGGcgat
Encoded proteins:
- the ncam3 gene encoding neural cell adhesion molecule 1 isoform X2; its protein translation is MTNPSSLLRLALLLLLLLLVLVCGTDAKMDIITSKQDVLVGEEMLLLCKAGGEGELRWQKDGEDIDDEEKVSTIDETSSKLLIKNAMMQDAGKYTCLCEFESGHQDEVQIQLYVYEGPSFGSNKTYHELLEGTNGVVACPVTGQPAVDVHWLRDRKEISSQEGERVRQLTDNTLRIEKVKREDAGTYVCQAQIRGRPIYQHLSVSVVVNAPPRVHLREKVKKVMAGSETNVSLVCLVDGLPKPNITWNMPSKFDPSHHRFNSDSSELTIRSVAIADYGEYICTAVNKIAEDSATIVLHVFEAPEVFVSAEQQSVSVGERVTVTCNVSGHPQPELHWLNKHNGRILNSASGHSHVEDGVLVIDDIVPSDGGLYSCMAVSPSGNASRDVAIHTQPGPPHYMSVLPGPTSVLFSLKTPPISGGTPITSFVLQWRQSAAEKWKEVTVPTSDPLAITALKPYTLYAVRLAALNAVGLGQFSDTSSVRTQGIREPDSPVLSSSEIKIEGNSLSVPLKQTDDGGAPLLHFIIRYREDKEGAEWKELELPSSADTVSLRDLSFGSNYQLEVTAGNSNGSSMPATMNFTIAEKPRTSPPSGRSMTKGSVVGIVMVIFLVVFLVVDATCCYRNRCGLLMSIAVKLFGQKVPGQKMLEEGPGATNGDVKLKGMTTPGGSIQQVGVQTLTKEGGQLTEVTCDKAPLTKHEKTQPDKNQSTADA
- the ncam3 gene encoding neural cell adhesion molecule 1 isoform X3, whose translation is MTNPSSLLRLALLLLLLLLVLVCGTDAKMDIITSKQDVLVGEEMLLLCKAGGEGELRWQKDGEDIDDEEKVSTIDETSSKLLIKNAMMQDAGKYTCLCEFESGHQDEVQIQLYVYEGPSFGSNKTYHELLEGTNGVVACPVTGQPAVDVHWLRDRKEISSQEGERVRQLTDNTLRIEKVKREDAGTYVCQAQIRGRPIYQHLSVSVVVNAPPRVHLREKVKKVMAGSETNVSLVCLVDGLPKPNITWNMPSKFDPSHHRFNSDSSELTIRSVAIADYGEYICTAVNKIAEDSATIVLHVFEAPEVFVSAEQQSVSVGERVTVTCNVSGHPQPELHWLNKHNGRILNSASGHSHVEDGVLVIDDIVPSDGGLYSCMAVSPSGNASRDVAIHTQPGPPHYMSVLPGPTSVLFSLKTPPISGGTPITSFVLQWRQSAAEKWKEVTVPTSDPLAITALKPYTLYAVRLAALNAVGLGQFSDTSSVRTQGIRGEPDSPVLSSSEIKIEGNSLSVPLKQTDDGGAPLLHFIIRYREDKEGAEWKELELPSSADTVSLRDLSFGSNYQLEVTAGNSNGSSMPATMNFTIAEKPPSGRSMTKGSVVGIVMVIFLVVFLVVDATCCYRNRCGLLMSIAVKLFGQKVPGQKMLEEGPGATNGDVKLKGMTTPGGSIQQVGVQTLTKEGGQLTEVTCDKAPLTKHEKTQPDKNQSTADA
- the ncam3 gene encoding neural cell adhesion molecule 1 isoform X1; translation: MTNPSSLLRLALLLLLLLLVLVCGTDAKMDIITSKQDVLVGEEMLLLCKAGGEGELRWQKDGEDIDDEEKVSTIDETSSKLLIKNAMMQDAGKYTCLCEFESGHQDEVQIQLYVYEGPSFGSNKTYHELLEGTNGVVACPVTGQPAVDVHWLRDRKEISSQEGERVRQLTDNTLRIEKVKREDAGTYVCQAQIRGRPIYQHLSVSVVVNAPPRVHLREKVKKVMAGSETNVSLVCLVDGLPKPNITWNMPSKFDPSHHRFNSDSSELTIRSVAIADYGEYICTAVNKIAEDSATIVLHVFEAPEVFVSAEQQSVSVGERVTVTCNVSGHPQPELHWLNKHNGRILNSASGHSHVEDGVLVIDDIVPSDGGLYSCMAVSPSGNASRDVAIHTQPGPPHYMSVLPGPTSVLFSLKTPPISGGTPITSFVLQWRQSAAEKWKEVTVPTSDPLAITALKPYTLYAVRLAALNAVGLGQFSDTSSVRTQGIRGEPDSPVLSSSEIKIEGNSLSVPLKQTDDGGAPLLHFIIRYREDKEGAEWKELELPSSADTVSLRDLSFGSNYQLEVTAGNSNGSSMPATMNFTIAEKPRTSPPSGRSMTKGSVVGIVMVIFLVVFLVVDATCCYRNRCGLLMSIAVKLFGQKVPGQKMLEEGPGATNGDVKLKGMTTPGGSIQQVGVQTLTKEGGQLTEVTCDKAPLTKHEKTQPDKNQSTADA